The following DNA comes from Meles meles chromosome 8, mMelMel3.1 paternal haplotype, whole genome shotgun sequence.
AACAAAGGGTGCTAGTTGCTCATAATTCCTATTGGTGGATGATCTTGTTAATGGATAGGGTCCAACCATAACCATTACTGCTTCCAGTTAAGCCCTGCTTATTTACCAAACCTCAAATTTATCCTTTTCCAGAGAGACGTAAATTTTCTATTCCAGAAACATGCTATACCATAGCTTCAATACTGAATACCCAAAGTGCTGAAGATAGCATGcctacgttaaaaaaaaaatcattaaatgttttgtagaagaAGTCACCAAGTCGAAGACTTCCCAGTCTTTGAAAGGCAGACATGGAAGCTTAGCCTTAAACTGGATATTTTCCCATTACTTCTGTATACAAGATTCTAAGCCCTGTATATACCTAGAAGAGTCCCATTTGAATCAACCCTAGGAAGAAACCTAAATATTGGGTTTATGAATGCCTCAGAGGTACCCTACTTGAACATAGTTTATTAAAACTCAGGTCAAAGCCATGGGATATGGACCAATAACCCATGGTAGTGCAGTAAACTAAAGGGAAGGAAGATTAGAAAACACTGGCTCTAATAATAGAGTCACTCCttcacagtattttttctttgtctttcttagtTCATAGAGTATATTGGCCAATATTACTTGCAATAAACAGGGAAAAAGAACCCAGGAATTCCCTGTTTTTGAAAACAAATCACAAAAATAGATGAAGACAACTTAAGGTGATAAAGCATcaaggaaagcaagaaaatagAGCTACATTTCAGAGGGAATGAGAAATTTACTACTGTCTAAGCTGCCAGATTCAAGTTGTAACCTTCCAGGTCCATCACATAGAAGAGTGTCCAGTAACTAGCTGGTTCTGGCTCTCCAATTCCTCTCCCTCTTGCTTAATTAGCATTCACACACATTTCTGGCTATACTTTAGCCAcagtgatcccagagtccagtcAAACACTGATGTCCATGTCATGAGCTGTCAACTGGGAGAAATCACTCTGAGAACAAAACCCAGCTCTGGTTGACTAACCTACAGTCTTTGTGAGAGATGGTGCCGAGGAGGGGGCATAAAACTTTGAAAGCAGCCATATTGCCTGACACCAGTATGGTCTGTTCTCTCATTCCTTCCGTGAACAGATGTTCATCTGGCTTCCTGCATGGCAGCCACAAGAATCTCCTTCTCCTCATGGTAACCAATTTATTCTAGGTGGATACAACACCTCGTGGAACATTGATAGATACCATCTTTTTCTGTAATGAGACTTTAAATTCAGATGCGTAATGGAAACAGACAGCCTCCCTAATAATTCAGTCGTTTATAAACCCTGTCTATggttttccacttttaaaattaaaaaattaaaagaaaaaactcatTCGTGGTAAAGAATAATTTTTGGAGCAATTTTTCTTAGATAATGCTATGAAAACCATGTAGTGGGGCCAAAGACCTAGTTTACCTACCAACAGTGTAACTTATATAATTCATAAGAAAAGCACCTAAAGATATAATATTTGATTCACAGGATTTATACATGTTGTAAGTTAACTAGCaagatttaacattttatttttccctgctGAAAAGAAGCATcttaaatttcataaaatcctTCAGAGAGCTTACAAAGGTGCAAAGACGACAGAACACCTGAAAGGCAGGTATTAATGTTTATCAAAATTTagaatttctttgtaaaaatccttttaatttaAATACCTTAAGACATAACATGTTTtttaacttgttaatttttaattttattattattattttttatgcttaCGGTTAATTGTAAAGGATGCAACTCAGAAACAGCCGAAGGGAAGGGATGCATAGGACAAGATATAGGGATAGGAATGGCACAGAGCTTCTATGCACCGTCCGGGTGCACCACCTTCCTAGCAGATTGATCCATGCACCAACTTGGAAGTGCTCCCAACCTgtcttttagtgttttttttaatttttaaatttttttaattgtgttatgttagtcaccatacaatacatcattagttttagttccaaaattcattgtttatgtatcacacccagtgctccatgcaatccatgccattcttaatacccaccaccatgcttacccatccccccacctccctcccctctaaaatcctcaatttgtttctcacagtccacagtctctcatggttcatctccccctccgatttccacCCCCTtcgcttttcctttctttctcctaatgtcctccacattatttcttacattccacgagtaagtgaaaccatatgataattgactttctctgcttgacttacttcacgcAGCATAATCTCCTTAAGTCCCTTCTATGTTGAtccaaaagttgagtattcatccttttttttttaatttcttttcagtgttccagaattcattgtttatgcaccacacccagtattcatcctttctgatgggtgagtaatattccattgtgtatatgaactacatctttatccattcgtctgttgaagggcatcctggctctttccacagtttggctatatgtaataaatactcatactgtttgttttttctgatgATTTAATCTTTCTGATCTATCTGGATAACCATTTCACTTATCCCTAAACTTTGGGTTTTTCATCCAGGAAAGGGAGATAATAATGATATTTCATaggagaaataagtaaaatacttcaAAATGAGCAGCTAAGATAATTTAGCTTGACTCAACAAGCACCTAAGCAGTTAGAGACTACATTAAACCAACCTGACTGACCTCAGAATCAGAATTCATAAGCCTCACACTGAGCCACAGATGTTCTGTCTTTCAATCTGTAATATATACAGTCTAGCCCAGGGAGGTTTTCCTGACTTTCTTAAGAGGAGAAAAGCTAACAAACGCTGTGAAAGTCACAGCGCATTAAAGACTGGAACTTAATTATACAATTACAGAATTACAGAATGCTTCTCCTCCTTCGACATTCCTTACCACCATACCAACAGGACTCCAGACTAACAACAGGGGATTACAATTGAAAAAGTTGAAAGATGCAGACTCTAATTCATGCTGAGTTTTTTAGGGAAGCCCAAAGACAAGAGTGGCATCAACAAACAAACGACAAAAGGACACTAGAGGCATTTGAAGCCTCTGGCACCTATGGCTgcaacaaacattaaaaatactcCAACCTCTAGCCTAGTTAACCTGccagttcatttatttttcagcttgATCACAAGTCCTGGTTTTAAATAACTGCAGAGTCCTGAGCTGTCTCGCTGATTAAAGAAGTATTAGTGgggcagaaaatcaacaagagcTCAGGGAAATCTCCCCAAAGTAGCCAGTTTCCCTTGAAGTAAGAGAGAAATGGACAGAGAGAAGGTTCTGGGGAAGCACAGGACGTAAGtttattctttctgttctttctgtgaAATTGCCCTCAGGAATTGTGCTTTGGGATTGAGGTCTTAGTCCTATTGTAAATCCTTTGTTACCCTGTTCAGCTTTCTGAAATAACAACACATGTGTTTTGTCTCCTTTGGAAAACTAAAAACCAGAGGCTTGGTTGTAATCCACTCAAGTGAGTTAAAGCTGGCTGAGATGCTGTGTCaacaactgtatttttttcttcttgactcTGTTCTTGTCCCTGACACCATCTTTAACTCAAATATTAAAACTGTTTTGACTGAAACTCTTTCCCTGTCTTGGGCTTAGCTCCTCTCTACGGGTCTTCCTTGgacaagaagaaagggagagatggaTGTTACCTTGGAGGATCAAATCAGGGGGAAAGAGGgtgaaaaggaaaatggaagcaaAATTGTGTTGAGGGCAGAGGAGGAGCCAACAATGGAAGGCTGTCTCAGGAACCAAGACACGTTATCACAAGTTCAGTGTACATTCCTCATTGATGACCCTTTCCTAACCTGACTCCACCCCTGAGGGACACAGCTCAGCCTTGACCAATGACTTCAAAGAACTAGGAGGGACAAGGGGCCAGAAGGTCAGCCGTAAAGAATAAAACGTGACAGCTTCCAGTAGCAGCACatacctgcttctctctctgaccaccTGTTCGCTCCAGAGACCTGCCATCATGGTGCATTTTAGTGCTGAGGAGAAGGCTGCTATCACTGGCCTGTGGGGCAAAGTGCATGTGGAAGAGGCTGGAGGCGAGGCCCTGGGCAGGTAGGCACTGGGTTTCAAGGCATGGGAAAGGGTGGTGAATATGAGCCTGGCCAATTGACTGGGAAATTCTTCAAGATTTTTGAAAGTCTCTAATTTCCCATCACATAGGCTCCTGGTTGTTTACCCCTGGACCCAGAGGTTCTTTGACAACTTCGGCAACCTGTCCTCCGCCTCTGCCATCATGGGTAACCCCAAGGTCAAGGCCCATGGCAAGAAGGTGCTGACTTCTTTTGGAGATGCTATTAAGAACATGGACAATCTCAAGGGCACCTTTGCTAAGCTGAGTGAGCTGCACTGTGACAAGCTACACGTGGATCCTGAGAACTTTAGGGTGAGTCAGGAAGTGTTCATGTGCTCTTGTATTACTTTTCACTTTGATATAGTAAAGCAAGTCAAGTCTTTGATTGGAATGActaataaaaatttcagaaattatGAGTCCAACTTGGTGGTAGAAGGACTAACCTCCAATGGGAATAACCAGGACCATCTTGATTCAAGACTAGTGACAATAAAGGGCTATTAGCAGCCAGAGTTAGCTTAAAACTTTTCAAGAACTTTTGTCTGAACTGGAAGTGTTCATCCTAGAGAATAACATCAGAGAATAGCAGACTTGTTCAAGGAGGAATGGAATTTGGTGTTTGGTAGATAAAGGCCCCATCTCAATAAAGGAGAAATGTCTTATTTTATGTCGGTTCTGATGATGAAAGTTTAGGGAAAGATTTCGGGGGGGGAATTTTTAGACAGACTGTCTCAAAGAAATATACAACAACTTCTCTAAAATATACTAAATTACCTGTCAATATTGTTACCAAATGGAGGCTTGTTCCTGCAATGATTGGAGACTTTAAATAAACTCGGTCTGGGAACCCATGCAGCCCTAAAGTCCCATTATTATAGGAATTAGCCAATTGGTAgataagagagggagggagagagagatataaataaaaatggtggtGTGGGAGAGAGGATGGGAATCTAGGTAGGCAAGGAGTTGAATGGAAAGCTCACAATTGTTACATTGAATTTAGGGACTAGCTTATCTGGGCTTTTTATGCACTAAAATGCACACCCCTTGGAGCAGTTTAAGGTGTGGGGTTGGCAGGGAGTGTAGATATTGAGCCACTTTTTATGCAATTGTTTTTGAGAACTTCTACTCAACATGCctatttgtcatttgtctttcACTTAACAGCTCCTGGGCAACGTACTGGTGATCATTCTGGCTTCTCATTTTGGCAAGGAGTTCACCCCTGAGGTGCAGGCCGCTTGGCAGAAGCTCGTGGCTGGTGTTGCCACTGCTCTGGCCCACAAGTACCATTGAGTCCGCTTTCCAGTTCAACAGTACCCTTCTGTGCCCCCCGTGTTCTCCTTCTGCATATGGGGATTCGGGTTTGCCCTTGAAAGCACAGCTTCTGTTTAATAAAGTTCATTCTATTCCATAATCAGAAATTAATGTTATGTCTTCTCTGTGTTTCACTCTTATGTTAAAGGAGAGAAATGTCATTGGCTGAGGGgtgggagaagacagaagaaataagaGCTTCTTTGGGAAGACAGATATTATGGGAGGATTCTAGAGGATCTGGGTGAATGCTAGAATGCAGAAGTTTTCTGGGTTGGGGAGATGGTTAGTCAAATGTCAGGGACTTACAGGGAAGTGTGGCAAAAAGTTACTGcagatggggaaggaaggaggtgtTAAGCATTGCCTCAGATTTGTGGTACATGTCTCAGTTTTAAAACCATTTCAGGGACCTAAGGTCTAGGCTAGAGATACTTTTCAATTTGCTTTAATGTACATATTGCATGAGCTAACTTATCATATATCTTGTGAGGCTGAATTGGGCATAGCAGGATGAGTTGAGGGATGGCTAGGAGCTTTCCGGAAAATTTCCATGAACCAACAACAACCTCTTATTTCCCAAAGGATTCCATGGTCTCAATGGGGATCCAAGGCTAAGACACATGAAATCATTGCATGTTATTTTATAATCAAATGTTGGAGTTAGAATATTGTATGAATTTGAGGTAGGGGAGAATGACCAAGACTTCACATAGCAGATGAGATTCTAATAAAACCTCCTAATTTAAAACCAGTAAGTTAGGTCTTGGTGACTTACAGGAAAATGGCTTTCTGGAAATAAAGGCAACAGTGAGATATAGATAGAGCATTAGGAAAGACAAGATAATGTTAGgccatgaatataaaaataaaaactattattatGCTTTTGGCAAGAGTAAACAATAAATATCCTTAGAACTATAACGACTCAAGGAATGgtaggtggtggtggggggaaatAATCAACTTAATTCAcacaaaatgaatttaaaattgcAGAGACTAAATCAGAGCAACAGACATAATGGCCTAAACACAAGAAAAGCAGTGACAGCTGCAAAAAATGTGAAGGGCGACCAGAAGTAGAGTGAGAAAAAGATGACATCCGACTGTGGAtgacaaggaaggaaggagctggTAGTCGATGACAGAAATCTCTCAGCCTGGGGGcggaaggggaggggcaaaatCTAACAAGAGCCACTGCACTGACTTGGGGACACTTGTGAGGAAATGCATGAACTGAATTACTTTTGAGGGAGTCATTGTTAGGTTGCTTAGGGAATCCTGACCTCGAGGCCTTGAGTCAAATTTTCACATCAAGGCTCGAGACCTTCATATTTTACAAGTTAGTGTGACATATCTTGGCAAATTAAGTTCTCTGGCATTTCATTGCCCCCATGCATTGATCAGAATTTGTCCTGTGAACTACCTTCTGATTTGGGCTCTTGTCTCCACAACAGTGATGATAGGCAAATGATTACTTAGTTGCAGGTTGTCAACAGCACTGGTCCCTGAGCCCTGTAGCCTCTCTTTATGCccctcagcaaaggaaacagaagctgtTCCTGGTGCTACACCTTTTACCCAGTCTGTGAGTCAGTCAGTGTCTCAGTCAATAACAAACATGCATTTTTTAATTGATCAGtctcatttcctctttcttgctTTTAACTCTTACTCTATCTGTCACACCCGTCAAGGATGGTGATGATGGAGTGGTGGTGGATAAAGATATGTTCTTTATCCCTTAAGGGTCTAGATTTCAATTTCAATGTTAACAGTTTAAGACCATTTAAATGCTAACAACTTCATAATTAACACACACACCTGCATATGCACACCCAGATACAGGTCTGGATGactcagattaatttttttttttaagatttatatgtttattttagagacagagtgagcacaggagggaggggtagaaggagagggaaagagagttctaagcagactccccactgagtgcagagctctacacagggctcagtctcaagatcctgagatcatgacctgagttgaaaccaagagtcagatgtttaactagCTGAGCCATCTAGGAGCTCCTCAGACtttaaatagatgaaaaaaagACTTATCTATTATTGATAGACAATAAGAACCATGTAAGCAAAATAATATCATGATGACCAGGACATTCTTGGAGATTTAGAGTTGATGTCGTTACCAGGGTGAAAACCTTACAGTGTTTTTTCACTCTCTACCATTGAAGACAAATCCCAAGTTTATTAGGTTTCTGCTTCCTGCAGCAACATTTCCTGCCTATCCATTTCCCATGTGGAATTCTCAAAGAAGATGGCTTCAGCCTGATTAGAAATGAAGAGAA
Coding sequences within:
- the HBE1 gene encoding hemoglobin subunit epsilon — translated: MVHFSAEEKAAITGLWGKVHVEEAGGEALGRLLVVYPWTQRFFDNFGNLSSASAIMGNPKVKAHGKKVLTSFGDAIKNMDNLKGTFAKLSELHCDKLHVDPENFRLLGNVLVIILASHFGKEFTPEVQAAWQKLVAGVATALAHKYH